A part of Rhodamnia argentea isolate NSW1041297 chromosome 8, ASM2092103v1, whole genome shotgun sequence genomic DNA contains:
- the LOC115741282 gene encoding transmembrane and coiled-coil domain-containing protein 4-like produces the protein MAATSFLSPTQRYAAGALFALALHQAQIHQTRLLGSFADDEASDERPSSGSSSDSVSEDPELWVHESSGLLRPVFKFLDIDQAAWLGLEETSGSSPANHHVGAFMRLLSEDSGDNSSERSEQQLALAKAIDSMALSMETNPVAFQSRKEKHREYEHECRQKCSTSDAQENAAAVAIASENSPDTSEYNVQSSSLGTGYKLDRKAVEEGGMLSYQRKVTVLYELLSACLADIRDDDKKVARRRKGYDARHRVTLRLLATWLDIKWREMEAIETMVACSAMAAAREKELKEEEEAQSPKSSWAKWKRGGIIGAAALTGGALMAITGGLAAPAIAAGLSALAPTLGTLIPVIGASGFAAAASAAGTVAGSVAVAASFGAAGAGLTGSKTARRIGDVDEFEFKSVGENQNQGRLAVEILVSGFVFDEDDFVKPWEGQNDNLERYALQWESKHLIAVSTAIQDWLTSRFAMELMKQGAMMTVLSTLLTALAWPATLLAATDFIDSKWTIAINRSDKAGKLLAEVLRKGLQGNRPVTLIGYSLGARVIFKCLQFLAETEQTAELVERVVLLGAPISIRDENWKAARKMVSGRFINAYSTNDWTLGLAFRASMFTQGLAGIQATDYPGVENVDITDLIEGHSSYLWATQDILDRLELDTYYPTFRSPPRI, from the exons ATGGCGGCGACGTCGTTCCTCTCGCCGACGCAGAGGTACGCGGCGGGAGCTCTGTTCGCCCTCGCGCTCCACCAGGCTCAGATCCATCAGACGCGTCTCCTCGGCTCCTTCGCCGACGATGAGGCCTCCGACGAGCGGCCCAGTAGCGGAAGCAGCAGCGACTCCGTCTCCGAGGACCCCGAGCTTTGGGTCCACGAGAGCTCGGGCTTGCTTCGGCCGGTTTTCAA ATTTCTAGATATCGATCAGGCAGCATGGTTGGGTCTGGAGGAAACGTCCGGTTCATCTCCTGCGAACCATCATGTTGGAGCT TTCATGAGGTTGCTCTCTGAAGACAGTGGTGATAACTCTTCTGAAAGATCAGAACAGCAATTGGCTTTGGCTAAAGCTATAGATAGTATGGCACTTAGCATGGAGACAAATCCTGTGGCTTTCCAGTCCAGGAAGGAGAAGCACCGTGAATATGAGCACGAGTGCCGGCAGAAATGCTCTACGAGTGATGCACAAGAAAATGCTGCAGCAGTGGCCATAGCCTCAGAAAATTCTCCTGATACGAGCGAATATAACGTCCAAAGCTCATCTCTTGGGACTGGATACAAACTTGACAGGAAGGCTGTGGAAGAAGGTGGAATGCTCAGTTACCAGAGGAAAGTGACAGTTCTTTATGAGCTTCTTTCAGCTTGTCTAGCAGATATCCGTGACGATGACAAAAAGGTTGCTCGACGAAGGAAAGGGTATGATGCTAGACATCGGGTGACGTTGAGGTTGTTAGCTACTTGGCTTGATATCAAGTGGCGTGaaatg GAAGCAATTGAAACAATGGTTGCTTGCTCTGCAATGGCTGCAGCCCgggaaaaagaattaaaagaggaagaagaagcccaaTCGCCAAAGAGCTCATGGGCCAAATGGAAGCGTGGTGGCATCATTGGTGCTGCTGCATTGACTGGAGGAGCCTTAATGGCTATTACTGGGG GTTTAGCTGCACCAGCAATTGCCGCAGGTTTAAGTGCTCTAGCTCCAACATTAGGCACTTTGATTCCTGTGATTGGAGCAAGTGGGTTTGCTGCCGCAGCGAGCGCTGCTGGAACAGTAGCTGGTTCTGTTGCAGTTGCTGCATCCTTTGGAG CTGCCGGAGCTGGTCTTACAGGGAGTAAAACGGCAAGAAGAATCGGAGATGTTGATGAATTCGAGTTTAAGTCCGTAGGGGAGAACCAAAACCAAGGG CGACTAGCAGTTGAGATCTTGGTCTCTGGATTTGTATTTGATGAGGACGATTTTGTAAAACCATGGGAAGGACAAAATGACAACTTGGAAAG GTATGCGCTTCAGTGGGAGTCGAAGCATCTAATAGCTGTAAGCACTGCAATTCAGGATTGGCTTACTTCAA GATTTGCAATGGAACTGATGAAGCAAGGTGCGATGATGACTGTTTTAAGCACACTTTTAACTGCTTTGGCATGGCCGGCTACATTGCTCGCTGCCACTGATTTTATAGACAGCAAGTGGACAATTGCTATAAACAG ATCTGACAAAGCAGGAAAACTTCTTGCTGAAGTGTTACGAAAAGGGTTGCAAGGGAACAG GCCTGTGACGCTTATAGGTTATTCGCTTGGAGCACGGGTCATTTTCAAATGTCTCCAGTTTCTTGCGGAAACAGAACAGACTG CTGAACTTGTTGAAAGAGTCGTCCTTCTGGGTGCGCCTATCTCAATTAGAGATGAGAACTGGAAAGCTGCCAGAAAg ATGGTGTCTGGAAGGTTTATTAATGCATACTCCACAAATGATTGGACGCTTGGGCTTGCTTTCCGTGCCAG TATGTTTACTCAAGGATTAGCCGGAATTCAAGCAACTGACTATCCTGGGGTTGAGAAT GTCGACATTACGGATCTCATTGAAGGGCACAGTTCCTATCTATGGGCAACGCAAGATATTCTGGACCGGCTTGAGTTGGACACTTATTACCCCACATTCAGGTCCCCTCCTCGAATATGA
- the LOC115741236 gene encoding cytochrome P450 84A1, which produces MDFPHYYSQLRQSPMTLLLSAIPFLLFLGLVARLRRKPPYPPGPRGLPVIGNMLMMGELTHRGLAKLAERYGGIFHLRMGFLHMVAVSSPDVARQVLQVQDGVFSNRPATIAISYLTYDRADMAFAHYGPFWRQMRKLCVMKLFSRKRAESWESVRDEVDKMVHTVAGSTGSPVNVGELVFELTRDIIYRAAFGTSSIEGQDEFISILQEFSKLFGAFNIADFIPCLSWVDPQGITARLVKARQSLDRFIDHIIDDHMDKKRNKTRVNGGDQDADTDMVDELLAFYSEEAKVNESDDLQNSIRLTRDNIKAIIMDVMFGGTETVASAIEWAMAELMRSPDDLKKLQQELADVVGLDRRVEESDFEKLTYLKCALRETLRLHPPIPLLLHETSEDAVVAGYRIPARSRVMINAWAIGRDPSSWPEPKRFRPSRFLEPGVPDYKGSNFEFIPFGSGRRSCPGMQLGLYALEMAVAHLLHCFTWELPDGMKPSEMDMGDVFGLTAPRSTRLVAVPTPRLVGALY; this is translated from the exons atggaTTTTCCCCATTATTATTCTCAACTCCGGCAATCACCCATGACCCTCCTCCTCTCCGCCATCCcgttcctcctcttcctcggcCTAGTCGCTCGGCTCCGGCGCAAGCCTCCCTACCCGCCGGGCCCGAGGGGCCTCCCGGTCATCGGGAACATGCTCATGATGGGCGAGCTGACCCACCGTGGGCTGGCGAAGCTCGCAGAGAGGTATGGCGGGATCTTCCATCTCCGCATGGGCTTCCTCCACATGGTTGCCGTGTCGTCCCCCGACGTGGCCCGCCAGGTCCTCCAGGTCCAGGACGGGGTCTTCTCGAACCGGCCTGCCACGATCGCGATCAGCTACCTGACCTACGACAGGGCCGACATGGCGTTCGCACACTATGGCCCGTTTTGGCGGCAGATGCGGAAGCTGTGCGTGATGAAGCTCTTCAGCCGGAAGAGGGCCGAGTCGTGGGAGTCGGTCCGCGATGAGGTCGATAAGATGGTGCACACCGTGGCGGGCAGCACGGGTTCCCCCGTGAACGTGGGCGAGCTCGTGTTCGAGCTCACGCGTGACATCATCTACCGCGCGGCCTTCGGCACGAGCTCGATCGAGGGCCAAGACGAGTTCATTAGCATCTTGCAAGAGTTCTCGAAACTGTTCGGCGCCTTCAACATAGCCGACTTCATCCCGTGCCTAAGTTGGGTCGATCCTCAGGGGATCACCGCCAGGCTCGTCAAGGCACGGCAGTCGCTGGACAGGTTCATTGACCACATTATAGACGATCACATGGACAAGAAGAGGAACAAGACTAGGGTTAACGGAGGCGACCAAGATGCGGATACGGACATGGTGGATGAACTGTTGGCCTTTTACAGCGAGGAAGCCAAGGTGAACGAGTCCGATGATCTGCAGAACTCGATCAGGCTAACGAGGGACAACATCAAGGCcatcatcatg GACGTGATGTTTGGTGGGACGGAGACGGTGGCGTCGGCGATCGAGTGGGCCATGGCGGAGCTCATGCGGAGCCCCGACGACCTGAAGAAGCTCCAACAAGAACTCGCCGACGTGGTGGGCTTAGACCGGAGGGTCGAGGAGAGCGACTTCGAGAAGTTGACCTATCTCAAGTGCGCGCTCAGGGAGACCCTCCGCCTCCACCCGCCGATCCCGCTGCTCCTCCACGAGACGTCGGAGGACGCGGTGGTGGCCGGCTACCGCATCCCCGCGCGGTCCCGCGTCATGATCAACGCGTGGGCGATCGGGCGGGACCCCAGCTCGTGGCCCGAGCCCAAGAGGTTCAGGCCATCCCGGTTCCTGGAGCCGGGCGTGCCGGACTACAAGGGGAGCAACTTCGAGTTCATCCCGTTCGGGTCGGGGCGGAGGTCGTGCCCGGGGATGCAGCTCGGGCTCTACGCGCTCGAGATGGCAGTGGCCCACCTCCTGCACTGCTTCACGTGGGAGCTGCCAGACGGGATGAAGCCGAGCGAGATGGACATGGGCGACGTCTTTGGGCTCACGGCGCCGAGATCGACCCGGCTCGTGGCGGTGCCGACTCCAAGGTTGGTGGGTGCTCTATATTGA